From Alteromonas australica, one genomic window encodes:
- a CDS encoding class II aldolase/adducin family protein, producing the protein MADIDAEQELRKDLAAAYRLMDLEGWSDMIFTHISARMPDEANRFLLNSYGLLPEEVCASNLVMVDVQGENADNSPASVNPAGFTIHSALHMARHDAHCVMHTHTMAGMAVSGLAEGLLPLNQTSMEFFNRVAYYDYQGIPLECDEREAIVAAMGDKNSMILRNHGLLTVGRTVAEAFYRMYYLNKACEIQVEMMQTGGKLLIPADHICEHVAQQASNPRYMAQSVDLIWQAMLRKLDRIDPAYRS; encoded by the coding sequence ATGGCAGATATCGATGCTGAACAAGAATTACGAAAAGACCTGGCTGCCGCTTATAGGCTGATGGATTTAGAAGGCTGGAGCGATATGATTTTTACGCATATTTCCGCTCGTATGCCCGATGAAGCAAACCGTTTTTTGCTCAACAGTTACGGTTTATTGCCAGAGGAAGTTTGTGCGTCGAACTTGGTCATGGTGGATGTACAGGGAGAAAACGCCGATAACAGCCCGGCTTCTGTTAATCCAGCGGGCTTTACTATTCACAGCGCATTGCATATGGCCCGGCACGACGCCCACTGTGTAATGCACACACATACTATGGCGGGTATGGCGGTATCGGGGCTGGCCGAAGGCCTACTGCCGCTTAATCAAACCAGTATGGAGTTCTTTAATCGTGTGGCCTATTACGACTATCAGGGCATTCCTTTGGAATGCGATGAACGCGAAGCAATCGTGGCCGCCATGGGCGACAAAAACAGCATGATTCTACGCAACCACGGGTTATTAACCGTTGGCCGTACTGTTGCCGAGGCCTTCTATCGCATGTATTACCTCAATAAAGCCTGCGAAATTCAGGTGGAAATGATGCAAACAGGCGGGAAACTACTTATCCCCGCTGATCATATTTGTGAGCATGTTGCCCAACAGGCTTCCAACCCGCGCTATATGGCGCAAAGTGTTGATCTTATCTGGCAGGCAATGTTGCGTAAATTAGATAGAATCGACCCTGCTTACCGTTCGTAA